A stretch of uncultured Methanobrevibacter sp. DNA encodes these proteins:
- the rbr gene encoding rubrerythrin — translation MADLKGTKTEANLQAAFAGESQAHTKYQYFAAKAKEEGYVQIHDIFMETSKNEREHAKIWYKLLHDEEIPDTIENLNAAADGENEEWTAMYKEFAETAKEEGFPMIAFLFEKVGAIEKEHEERYRTLLANVENDTVFNKEEEIEWKCENCGFVFSGPNAPEKCPVCGLPKAHFEERATNFK, via the coding sequence ATGGCAGATTTAAAAGGTACAAAAACCGAAGCAAACTTACAAGCAGCTTTTGCTGGTGAGTCCCAGGCACATACTAAATACCAATACTTTGCTGCAAAAGCAAAAGAAGAAGGATATGTTCAAATCCACGATATTTTCATGGAAACTTCCAAAAACGAAAGAGAACATGCAAAAATCTGGTATAAACTTTTACATGATGAAGAAATTCCAGACACTATTGAAAACTTAAATGCAGCAGCAGATGGTGAAAACGAAGAATGGACTGCTATGTACAAAGAATTCGCAGAAACTGCTAAAGAAGAAGGTTTCCCAATGATTGCATTCTTATTTGAAAAAGTAGGTGCAATCGAAAAAGAACACGAAGAAAGATACAGAACCTTACTTGCTAACGTTGAAAACGATACTGTATTCAACAAAGAAGAAGAAATTGAATGGAAATGTGAAAACTGTGGATTTGTTTTCTCAGGACCTAACGCTCCTGAAAAATGTCCTGTATGTGGACTTCCTAAAGCACATTTCGAAGAAAGAGCTACTAACTTTAAATAA
- the rbr gene encoding rubrerythrin produces the protein MADLKGSKTEENLKAALAGESQARVKYEFYASQAKKDGYVEIKEIFQESSDNEKEHAKIWFKLLNGGKVPDTLSNLADAAAGEHEEWTSMYKGFAETAREEGFDDIADLFDAAGATEKAHEDRYNALSDKIKADKVFKKDEEIAWKCNNCGYIHYGKEAPEVCPLCDHPQAHFRKQDTSYI, from the coding sequence ATGGCAGATTTAAAAGGATCAAAAACTGAAGAAAATTTAAAAGCAGCACTTGCTGGTGAATCTCAAGCACGTGTAAAATATGAATTTTACGCTTCTCAAGCTAAAAAAGACGGTTATGTGGAAATAAAAGAAATTTTCCAGGAATCATCAGACAATGAAAAAGAACATGCAAAAATTTGGTTTAAATTATTGAATGGTGGAAAAGTACCTGACACTTTAAGCAATCTTGCAGATGCAGCAGCAGGTGAACACGAAGAATGGACTTCCATGTATAAAGGATTTGCAGAAACTGCACGTGAAGAAGGCTTTGATGATATAGCAGACTTATTCGATGCTGCAGGTGCTACCGAAAAAGCACACGAAGACAGATACAATGCATTATCTGATAAAATTAAAGCTGATAAAGTATTCAAAAAAGACGAAGAAATCGCATGGAAATGTAACAATTGTGGATACATCCATTATGGTAAAGAAGCTCCTGAAGTTTGCCCATTATGCGATCACCCACAAGCACACTTTAGAAAACAGGATACTAGTTACATCTAG